The Flavobacterium faecale genomic sequence ACATGACCATTAAAAAAGCTTTTATATTTGACCTAGATGGAGTTATTGTAGACACGGCGAAATACCATTATCTAGCCTGGAAAAAAATTGCAGATCAACTTGGAATTGATTTCACACATGAGCATAATGAGCTCTTAAAAGGCGTTAGTCGTATTCGTTCTCTGGATATTATATTAGACTTAGGGAAAATTGACGCAACACAAGAAGACAAAAATAAATGGCTAATTCAAAAGAATGATGATTACCTATTGTATTTGGTCGATATGAATCAAAGCGAAATATTACCAGGTGTTCTTCCGATATTAAAATATTTAAAAGAAATAAAGCAACCAATTGCCCTTGGTTCTGCCAGTAAAAATGCGCGACCAATCCTTGAAAAAACTGATATCATTTCGTACTTCGATGCCATCGTGGACGGAAATGATGTAACAAATGCCAAACCTGATCCAGAAGTATTTTTGATTGCAGCTCAAAAGCTTGCCATAAGCCCTGAAAATTCAATTGTTTTTGAAGACTCAATTGCGGGTGTGCAAGCTGCAAACATAGGCAAAATGACTAGCATTGGTATTGGAGACCCTAGCACATTATACGAAGCAAAATACATATTTAACGATTTTACCGAGATCACCACTCAATTTGTAGACACACTAATCCAGGAACAAAGCTAAAGCACAGCAGAAGCTAATTTTAAACAACACAAAATGAACCAAGATTATATACAACCAGACAATTGGTCTATCATAGAAGAAGGATTTGATGTCGAAAGAGTAAAATCATCCGAAAGCTTGTTCAGTATTGGTAATGGAGCAATGGGACAACGTGCCAATTTTGAAGAACAATATTCTGGAAAAACGTTCCAAGGAAGCTACATCGCCGGAATATATTATCCAGATAAAACTAAAGTGGGTTGGTGGAAAAATGGCTACCCAAAATATTTTGCAAAAGTATTAAACGCACCCAACTGGATCGGAATAGACATCGAAATTAACGGTGAGGCATTAGACTTGAACAGTTGTACTAAGATTGAAAAATACCGTCGTGAATTAAACATGCAAGAAGGTTGGTACAACCGATCTTTCACGGCAACTTTACAAAACGGCATCACGGTTGAAGTGAATTCTAGACGCTTTCTATCCATCAATGAAGATGAAATAGGCGCCATCAAATTTGATATTACTCCATTGAACCAAGATGCAACAATCATTTACAAACCCTATCTTGACGCAGGAGTATCAAACGAAGACACAAACTGGGAAGAAAAATTTTGGGAACCACTTGACGTAGCAACTGATAACAATAAAGGTTTTGTTACTGCTCAAACGCTAAAGACAGCTTTCAAGGTTACCACTTATATGCACAATAGCATTTTTGAAAATGATAAAGATCTGCAATTATCACCGCTATCCATCGAAAACGAAGTAGATAAAACACAATTTACTTATCAAGTTTCTGTTTCGAAAAGTATAAAATCTTCTATTCAAAAATTTGGAGGATATACCGTATCATTAAATCATAATAATACACTAGAAGCCGCAAAGAGTGCTATAGAAAAAGCAACTACGATTGGTTATGAACAACTTTTGTCTGACCAAAAAGAAGCCTGGGGAAAAATTTGGGAGATGTCAGATATCACCATTAAAGGAGATGTAAAAGCGCAACAAGGTATCCGTTTTAACATCTTCCAACTAAACCAAACTTATTTAGGGAAAGACAGCCGTTTAAACATTGGTCCCAAAGGATTTACAGGAGAAAAATATGGAGGCTCAACGTATTGGGACACCGAAGCATATTGCATTCCGTTTTATATGGCAACCAAAGATCAAAAAGTAGCTCGCAACCTACTAACCTATCGTTACAATCAATTAGACAAAGCGATTGAAAACGCAGAACAGAATTTAGGGTTCAACAACGGAGCAGCGCTCTACCCTATGGTAACCATGAATGGTGAAGAATGCCATAACGAATGGGAAATCACACACGAAGAAATTCACCGCAACGGTGCCATTGCATTTGCTATTTTTAATTTTTACCGTTTTACAGGTGACTATTCCTATATTCCAGAAAAAGGTTTGGAGGTATTAATTGGTATTGCCCGCTTTTGGCATCAGAGAGCTAGTTATTCGAATGACAAAAAACAATACGTAATTCTAGGTGTTACTGGACCAAATGAATACGAAAACAATATCAATAATAACTTTTACACCAACTATATAGCCAAATGGTGTATTGATTACACAACAGCACAATTAAAAAGAGTTGCTATTGAATACCCTAAAGATCACAAACGTATCATTGAAAAAGTAAAACTGGGTGATGCGGAAATACAAGCTTGGAACAAAGTAGCATCCAACATGTATTTTCCTAAATCAGAAGCCCTTGGAATCTACCTTCAACAAGACGGATTTTTAGATAAAGATTTAGTACCGGTAAAAGATTTAGACAAAGCACAGCGCCCTATCAATCAAAAATGGTCATGGGATCGCGTGTTACGATCTCCCTACATAAAACAAGCAGACGTACTGCAAGGTTTTTACTTTTTTGAAGATCACTTTACGAGAGAAGAATTAGAGCGTAATTTTGACTTTTATGAGTCATTTACCGTACATGAAAGTTCGCTTTCACCATGCGTCCACTCTATTCAAGCCGCTAAGTTAGATAAAATGGATATGGCGTATCAATTTTACCTGCGCACATCACGTTTAGATCTTGACGATTATAACAAAGAAGTTGAAGAAGGTTGCCACATCACATCAATGGCAGGAACATGGATGAGTATTGTAGAAGGTTTTGGCGGAATGAGGATCAAAAACAGCCAATTGCACTTCACACCAAAAATCCCAAAAGAATGGGAAGCTTATTCTTTTAAAATCAATTTCAGAAACCAAATCGTGACAGTAAACGTCAGTGCCGCACAATCTACTTTTACAGTCGATGGCAATCAAGAATTAGTTTTAAATGTTAATGGCAAAGAATTAACTGTTGCTCCAAATGTAGTAGCAACCATTTAAAATTAGTTACAACCATCAAATTCCGGTATAATCAGGTAGAAAGGGTTTTCTATCTACATTCAACATATAGCGACAAATACTAAAGCTCTTTCACTTTCATTCCAAAAAAAAGCAACTCAGTAATGTGTTGCTTTTTGTGTTTATAAACACTTTACTTCCTCAAATTACGAAGTATACCAGGAACCCTAGTCGCACAACAATAGAGATAATAGCGATTTTTAGTTTTAAATGAAATTTCGGGAAGTAGATACAATGCAGAATGACATCTACAACTTTTCAAATAAAAGACGTCAGTGAAAATCATTTTTTTTAGACTTTTACTAACTGATAAAAATTGGATCAACCCGAAGCGTCACGAACTTGAACCGTTTTTTTGGCGTTGCAAGTCCCTAATAAAAAATTACCAAAACAAACAAATGTCTTAATAAATTCGACTTCCACGATTTGAGAATACACATTCCAAGACATTCTTAAACACAAAAAATCCCGATTGCTCGGGATTTTTTACTTTATATACTGAAAATTCTATTTCAATTTTTTCTTGATTGCTACTTCATGGTAACATTCGATAACATCTCTTTCTTCAACGTCGTTGAATCCTTTTACTTGGATACCACAATCATAACCTTTGGCTACTTCTTTGACATCGTCTTTGAAACGTTTCAAGGCTACTAATTCTCCTTCGTGAACTACAACACCTTCACGAATAATACGAATCTTAGCGTTACGTTGGATTTTACCATCCATAACCATACAACCTGCAATAGTACCCACTTTAGAGATTTTAAACAATTCTCTAATTTCAGCAGTACCAAGTACTTCCTCTTTCATTTCAGGAGCTAACATTCCTTCCATTGCATCTTTCAAGTCATCGATTGCTGCGTAGATAATAGAGTAGTAACGGATGTCGATTTCTTCCTTATCAGCCAGTTGTCTTGCGTTTCCAGCAGGACGAACGTTAAATCCGATAATGATCGCATCAGAAGCAGAAGCCAACATAACGTCAGTTTCAGTAATTGCTCCAACACCTTTATGGATAATATTAATCTGAATTTCTTCAGTAGATAATTTAGAGAACGAATCAGAAAGTGCTTCAACAGAACCATCCACATCTCCTTTAAGGATCACGTTCAATTCTTTAAATTGACCTAATGCAATACGACGACCAATTTCATCCAGTGTAATATGACGTTGTGTACGTACAGATTGTTCACGCATTAATTGAGAACGTTTTGCAGCAATTTGTTTTGCTTCTTTTTCGTCTTCAAAAATATTGAACTTATCACCTGCTGTAGCAGCACCATCAAGACCTAAAACAGAAACCGGAGTAGAAGGACCAGCAACTAGTACTGAGTGACCTCTTTCATCATGCATTGCTTTAATCTTACCGTGGTGTTTACCAGCCAACATATAATCTCCAATTTTCAATGTACCGTGTTGTACTAAAATTGTAGATACATAACCTTTACCTTTATCCAAGAATGCTTCAACAACAGTTCCTTGTGCTGCTTTATTTGGATTTGATTTCAAATCTAAAATTTCAGCTTCAAGTAATACTTTTTCCAAAAGTTCTTTAACACCAGTACCTACTTTAGCAGAGATGTCATGAGATTGGATTTTTCCACCCCAGTCTTCTACTAGTAAGTTCATACTTGCCAAACGTTCTTTAATTCTTTCAACGTTCGAGTTCGGCTTATCAATTTTGTTTATCGCAAAAATGATTGGCACCCCAGCTGCTTGAGCATGAGAAATTGCTTCTTTTGTTTGTGGCATGATATCATCATCCGCCGCAATAACAATAATAGCAATATCGGTAACTTGTGCTCCACGTGCACGCATCGCGGTAAACGCCTCGTGACCTGGTGTATCTAAAAATGCAATTTTTTGACCGTTATCTAAAGTTACTCCATAAGCACCAATATGCTGTGTAATACCTCCAGACTCACCTGCAATTACATTTTCTTTACGAATATAATCTAGTAACGACGTCTTACCGTGGTCAACGTGACCCATAACTGTAACGATCGGCGCTCTAAATACTAAATCTTCTTCTTTATCAACAACTACTTCGATTGCTTCTTCAATGTCTACAGTTATGAATTCAACTTCATAACCAAACTCATCAGCAACAATTGTCAAAGTCTCTGCATCCAAACGCTGGTTCATGGTAACCATGATTCCAAGTGACATACAAGTACCAATAACTTTAGTAATTGGCACATCCATCATGATTGCAATTTCACCAACAGTAACAAACTCAGTAACCTTAATAGTTTTACTTCCTTCGTCTATAGCTCTTTGCTCATCATCAGATTTTTGACGGTGCGTATCTCTTTTATCTCTTCTGTATTTCGCCGCTTTAGATTTACCACCTTTTTTACCTTGTAGTTTCTCTAGCGTCTCACGAATTTGATTCTTAACTTCTTCTTCTGTAGGCTCAACTTTTGCAACAATAGCAGGTCGATTACCTTTTACAAAACCAGGTCTAGAACTTCTGTTCGCATTGTAACCACCACCACCAGTATTTGGCGTAATCTTATTAGGATTTGGTGCACCAGGAACTCCAGGAGGTCTTGGCGTGCCCGGTTTAGGAGCAATTCTTTTACGTTTATTTTTATTAGCCGCACCTGCAGCACCTGGTTTATTAGGTGTTATTTTTGGCTCTTCTTTTTTCTTTTTAGGTTTGTTAAACTGAGACAAGTCAATAGTTTGACCTGTTAGTTTAGCACCAGATAGTTTTTGATACTGCGTTGCAATAGCTTCTTCAGCAGGAGCTTCATCAGTAGCGGGAGTAACAACTACCTCTACTTTTGGAGTTGTCTTTTTTGGAGCAACTGGCTCAACAACTTCAGCTTTAGCTTCTTTTTTCTCAACAACTGGTTTCTCTGCTACCACTTCTTTAGGAGTTACTTTTTCAGCAACTACTTTTTCTTTAGGCACTTCAACAGGTGCTACTGTAGCTTTAACAGCGGGAGCAGCTTTCTTTGGGTTAAGATCAATCTTCCCAACTTGAACAGGTCCCGTAACCACAGCTCTAGCCTTGATTACTTCTTGTTGTTTCAAGCGTTCCTCTTCGTCTTGCTTACGTTTGTCTTCAATTTCATTTTCTCTCTCAACACGCAATGCCTCTTTTTCCTTTCTTCTTTCCTCTCCTACTTCTTTTGAAGCTTCTTTTTTTCCTTTGTCACCCGCAAATTGACCGCACAAGACCTTGTATTCATTATCAGAAATTTTTGTGTTGGGGTTAGACTCAATGCTAATCCCTTTATCTTTCAGATAATCCACAGCTCTTTCTAAAGAAATATTCAATTCTCTTAAAACTTTGTTTATTCTAATAATTCTCTCTTCAGACATAAAACCTTTTTAATATTACCTTTTTCGTTGTGTTGCTAGAAGTATTTAGAGGTTAACTCTCAAATTCTTCTTTCAAAATTTTCATTACATCTAGAATTGTTTCCTCTTCTAGGTCTGTTCTTCTAACTAAATCATTTACTTCTTGAGCTAAGATACTTTTTGCAGTATCCAAACCAATTTTAGCAAATTCTTCAATTACCCACGCTTCTATCTCATCTGAGAATTCTGTCAACTCCACATCATCCTCATCTGCCGTAGCACCAGCTACATCGCCTTCACGTATAACATCTAACTCATAACCTGTCAATTGACCAGCCAATCTGATGTTATGCCCTCCACGACCAATAGCCTTAGACACTTCTTCCAATTTCAAAAACACTTCTGCTCTCTTAGTTTCTTCATTGATTTTAATCGAAGATACTTTTGCAGGGCTTAATGCTCTTGTTATATACAATTGAATGTTACTAGTAAAATTAATAACATCAATATTTTCATTACCTAATTCACGTACAATTCCGTGAATACGTGATCCTTTCATACCTACACAAGCACCAACTGGATCAATTCTATCATCATAAGTTTCAACAGCTACTTTTGCTTTTTCACCAGGAATTCTTACAACATTTTTAACCATAATCAAACCGTCAAAAACCTCAGGAATCTCTTGTTCAAACAATTTCTCTAAAAACTTCTCAGAAGTTCTAGACATAATAATTTGAGGTTTATTTCCTTTTAGCTCAACGCTTTCAATAATTCCACGAACGTTATCTCCTTTACGGAAAAAGTCAGAAGGAATTTGTTTTTCTTTAGGTAAAACAATTTCGTTACCTTCATCATCTACCAAAATTACAACTCTTGGTCGAACATGGTGCACTTCTGCGGTGTAAATATCGCCAATTAAATCTTTAAATTGCTTATAAAGATTTGTATTGTCGTGTTCATGAATTTTAGAAATCAAGTTTTGACGTAAAGCCAAGATCGCTCTTCTTCCTAAATCAATTAATTTCACCTCTTCAGAAACCTCTTCACCAATTTCAAAATCGGCTTCAATTTTTCTTGCTTCAGTTAGCGTAATTTCTTCGTTTTCAAAATCTAGATCTTCATCAGCAACGATTACTCTTCTTCTCCAGATTTCCATATCTCCTTTATCAGGATTTATAATAATATCAAAATTGTCATCTGAACCGTATTTTTTCTTCAATGCATTTCTAAATACATCTTCTAAAATTGCCATAAGCGTTACACGATCAATAAGTTTATCATCTTTAAACTCTGAAAATGAATCGATTAATGCTAAATTTTCCATGCGAATTCTTTAATTAAAATGTTACTGTAACAATTGCTTCTTTTATATCTCCATAAGATAGCTCCAGTCTTTTTTGAACTGTCTCTTTCCCTTTCCCAATTTTCTTAGGTTCTCTTGCTTCCCACGCCAAAATTACAAAATCATCATTAGCTTCTACCAATTCTGCTTCTATATTTTCGGTTGCTGTTTTCACAATCAGGGTTCTACCTACATTTTTCTTGTATTGTCTAATAAATTTAAGCGGTCCACCAACTCCAAAAGAAGCTACTTCAAGCGAGAAATCTTGTTCTTCACGATCCAAATTACTCTCTACCGCTCTACTTACATCAATACAATCTTGTAAAACCACTCCGTTATCACCATCAATAGTCACAATTACTTTAAAAGCATCTGTGATTACAACGTCAATCAAGAAAAGCGAAGGCCTCTCTGATAACGCTTCTAATAGCAATGAATTTATTTTTTCTTTAAACACCATATTTTTATAAAAAGAGGGGACTATTAGTCCCCTCATTATCTAGATTTTAATAAATAACGGTGCAAATATAGTGTTTTTTTTATAAACCAAAAAAAATACCTTACCCTCAGACTATATCTTCGTCCTTTTGCATCCTAAAATTTATCGTTTCCCTACTTTTTTTTCATTCGAAAAATAAAAACTAACTTTTTATTGTTTCGGAAAAATTTGTATCGAAAATGAATTGTCGCAAAAAGTATCTGTTCTACCCTCCAAATTAAGAGCAAAAAAAAAGCTTCTCAATTGAGAAGCTTTTTGTTGGTCCACAAGGACTCGAACCTTGAATGACTGCACCAAAAACAGTAGTGTTACCATTACACCATGGACCATTATTCCTTTGTTGCGGGTGCAAATTTATAATAATATTTAGTTTGCGCAAACTTTTTCGGCACTTTTTATTGATTTTTTTTCATTTTTTTTTCGAAAGCATCGAACTAAAAACAAAACAAACTAGCATTCAAGTACTTAACACATGAGGTTAGTTTGCTAGAATTTTTTGTTAATGCTAAGTAGTTTCCATAAAAAAACATTTTCTTTGCATTGTAAAAATAAAACTAAATTTTGATACATGAATAAGGCAGCATTCAATTTCAACAAATGGAATACTATAATAGGTTGGGTTACATTTGCAATCGCATTAATAACGTACAGCTTAACAGTTGAACCTACTATGAGCTTTTGGGATTGTGGTGAATATATCGCTACATCGGCAAAACTAGAAGTAGGTCACCCTCCAGGAGCACCACTCTTTCAAATGATCGGTGCCTTTTTTGCAATGTTTGCTACAGACGCGCAACATATAGCGCTTATGGTTAATATGACATCCGTGTTTTCGAGTGCCTTCACTATCCTATTTATGTTTTGGTCTTCAACCATGATCTTAAAAAAGATGATTGGTGAGGATGCTGAAAAAGAAATCTCAAAAGAAAATTATATTGCAATACTCGGGAGTTCATTTGTAGGTTCATTAGCCTATACCTTCTCTGATAGTTTTTGGTTTAATGCTGTTGAAGCCGAAGTATACGCAATGGCCTCCTTATTTATTGCTTTGCTGTTTTGGCTAGGATTGCGTTGGGAGCAAGAAATGAACACTCCTCGCGGTAATAGATGGCTGCTTGTAATTTCATTAGTAATCGGACTTTCATTTGGTGTACACTTTATGGCCCTATTGACTATTCCTTCTATTGGATTATTATATTACTTTAAAAACTACAAAACAATTACCGTAAAAAACTTCATAATTGCCAATGTAGTTGTGGTTTCTGTCTTATTGTTTATTTTTAAATTGTTACTACCACTTACGATGGCGTTTTTTGGTAAGAGCGAAATTTTTATGGTGAACAGCTTCGGTCTACCTTTTGACTCTGGTACTATCATTGTCACTCTTGTTTTGATTGCCTTCTTTTACTTTAGTTTAAATTACACCAAAGCCAAAGGAATGATACACTATAATACATTGTTATTATGTGTCCTTTTTATTCTAATTGGATTCTCAACTTGGATGATGTTACCTATTAGAGCCAATGCAAATACGGTTATCAACGAGAACAAACCCTCAGATGCGGCAGAGGTTCTTGCTTATTACAATAGAGAACAATACGGTGTAAACCCATTATTCTACGGACCACAATACACTGAAGCTTTTGCTGGACTTGACCCAGAAACTCCATACTTGGACAAAGCACCTAACTACGAAAGAGATCGTAAAACTGGTAAGTACGTTATTGTAAACAATTACAAAAATGCTGTTCAAAATAGTGATGATTACCACAAAACTATATTACCTAGAATGTGGAGTTCTGAGCACGTAGAAAACTACATTAACTTCACCCATGCACCCGAATTTAAAATCAACCCAAATTATCCGTACGAGGAAGATTTGGCAAAATACGGAATCGACGCTAGTAAAATATCTGAGGAAGATTACAACAAAGCTATAGCACAGTTAAAAAACGAGGTTGAAAAAACGGTATCTGAATTTAGATTGGCCTATGCTCAAAAACAAATTGACAATGAAGGCTATGTAAAATTCTTAAAAAGCTACGGTGAATATTTAATTATCGAAAAACCAACTACTGCAGACAACTTGAGCTTCATGGTTGAATACCAATTTGGATACATGTATTGGAGGTATTTGATGTGGAATTTTGTTGGAAGACAAAGTGACAACCAAGGACGTTATGATTCTATGGACGGGAACTGGTTGAGTGGTATTGACTTTTTAGACGAAATCCATTTGGGTTCACAAACTGATTTACCTTCGGATGTATTGAACAATAAAGGTAGAAATACGTATTATTTCCTACCGTTTATCCTAGCATTAATCGGGATCATGTTTCACGCAAGCAAAGAGCGCAAAAGCTTTTATGTTTTATTGATGCTGTTCTTATTTATGGGACTTGCATTAAAAATTTACCTTAACGAACGCCCTTTCGAACCAAGAGAAAGAGATTATGCACTTGTAGGCTCCTTTTATGTGTTTGCGATGTGGATTGGATTTGGAGTTTACTCTTTATACGAAAGTTTACAAACCTATTTATCACCCAAAATAGCAGGACCAATAATTATCTCTGCAAGTTTACTTGCTGCTCCAGTCCTTATGGCTGCTCAAAACTGGGATGACCATGATCGCTCTGATAAATACACAGCATTGGCAATGGCCAAAGCCTATTTGAACTCCTGTGATCCAAATGCCGTATTGTTTACTATTGGAGACAACGATACCTTCCCGCTTTGGTATGCACAAGAAATCGAAAAAATTAGAACGGATATCAAAATCGTCAACACCAGCTTATTGATGACAGACTGGTATATTGATCAAATGAAAATGAAATCTTATGAATCTGATGGTTTACCTATTTCGTTCACACATGATGAGTACGTAGGAGACAAACTCGATTATGTAGCTTATATTCCGAAAATAAATAAAAGAGTAGGATTAGATTCTATTATTGATTTTATCAAAGACCCTAAATCTACAGTAGGCCTTCAAAATGGACAAACGATTCATTATTTCCCAACGAACAAATTGAGGATTACTGTTAATAAAAGTGACATCATCAAATACAAAGTAGTTTCACCTACTCAATATGATTCTATTGTTCCTTACATTGACATTGACATCAAAGGAAGCGCATTGTACAAAAACCGTTTGATGATGCTTGATTTTATATCAAAAAATAAATGGAAACGTCCTGTTTACTTCAGTGGAGGTGCCTATGACGATGAAGATTATTTATGGATGAAGGAATACTTGCAATTGGACGGAATGGTCTATAAATTGATTCCAGTACGCACCAAATCAAAAGAGAGAAGCCCAATTGATATGGGACAAATTGACTCTGAAAAGATGTATAAAAATGTAATGGCTTGGGATTGGGGAAATAGCGATAGCGACAAAATCTATCACGATCCAGAAACAAGAAGAGAAAGCATCACCTACAGAACCAATCTTGCTCGATTGATGGACAAATTGATTGCAGAAGGTAAAATGGAAAAAGCTAAAAATATAATTGAGCTAGCGATGACCAAGATGCCAGTAGATAAATTTGGCTACTACTCGTTGCTTGAACCTTTTACTAGAGGATATTACCAAACCGGTGAACCCGTAAAAGCACAAGAGTTACTGAACCACTTAATCGCTAAGTACAGAGAAAATCTGGATTATTACAGCAAACTAGAACCTTCTGAGCAATCAGAACTTGCAATGGATATCGTAACTGATATTGAACGCTATAGAAGCTTGGTCGAAGTGATGAAAGCAAATAACGATATGACTTTTTTCGAAAAGAATAAAAAAACTTTCAATACCTATATCGAAATATTCTCTCGATTTGGAAGAGATAAAATAGAATAAAAAAGCATAGTTAATTCAAAAAAAAATGCAGCAATTCCTTTCGAGATTGCTGCATTTTTTTGTACCTTAATGTCATCATATTAAAGACACAATCATGAGCTTTTATTGGGTAAAAACACATTCGATATTAAAAAAGATATTTTCAAAATACATTTGGGATATGCCAAATCGTGATAATAAAATATACCTAACATTTGATGATGGCCCAACGCCAGAAATTACGAATTGGGTACTTGATGAGTTAGGAAAGCACAATGCTAAAGCTACCTTTTTTTGTATTGGTAAAAACATAGAACAAGAACCTGCCCTATTTAAAAGAATTATCGAAGAAAAACATGCTATTGGTAATCACACACAAGATCATGCCAACGGCTGGGCTACATCCAAGGAAACCTACCTAGAAAGCATTGCTACTTGCGCCAAGGCCATAGGTAAACATATTTGTAATAAGACGAGTCCAAAACTTTTTAGACCACCATACGGCAAAGTAAAGTCGTCGCAAATTAATGCATTGAAAAAACTAGGATATAAAATTGTAATGTGGGATGTGTTGAGTGCCGATTTTGACACCTCTATTACAAAAGAAAAATGCTTAGAGAATGTCATTTCTAACATTTGCTCAGGAAGCATCATCATATTTCATGATAGCGTAAAGGCTTTTCCGAACTTGGAATATACGTTACCTAAAGTGTTAGAGTATATTGACCAAAAGCATTTTCAATACGCAACGGTCTCTTAATCTATAATTGACCTTGTACGATTGCAATAATACTATTGGCATCTAATTCTCCGGATTGTCTCCAAATCATCTGTCCACCTTTGTAGATCATTAACGTAGGTAATCCTTTGATGCGAAGTGCATCTGCCAACTCTTGATTTTTATCAACATCAATTTTAATCACTTTGGCTTTATCACCCAAAGCAGCAGCCACATCCCTAATTACAGGATGCATCGACAAAGAAGGTTCATTCCATTCTGTATAAAAATCAATCAATACAGGGACTTGTGCGCTTATAAGTTCTCCGAATTTTGACATAAAACAACGTTTTTATATATAACTCTACTAAAATAATAGCTATTAATTTACAAATGTAGCATTTTTAATGAATTAAGACACTTTCTTCCCTTTTTTTAGCTCAATCACGGTGATTTCAGGCATAATTCCTACCCTTCCTGGGTACGCATGAAATCCAAATCCACGGTTCACATATACATAACGCCCCATGGTTTCATACAAACCTGCCCATTGCGGGTAGATGTACTGCGCCAAACTCCATTTGAAAAAACCTGGGATTTCGATTCCAAATTGCATTCCGTGCGTATGACCTGAGAGTGTTAATTGGTAATTTTTGGGATCTTGTTTTAATTCATAATCCCAGTGAGAAGGATCGTGACTCATCACAATTTTAAAATCATCTTGAGCTACCTCCTTAGAAGCTTTCTTGATATCTCCAACTTTTTTAAAGTTATGCCCCCAATTTTCAACTCCAATTAAGGCAATTCTTTTACCATCTTTTTCAATAAAACGGTGTTCATTCAATAACAACTCAAATCCAATATCGCCATAAAGCTTTTTGATGGCCTCAAAGTTCTCCTCTTTTTCTTGTTGTGTTTTCCAGTCAATATATTCACCATAATCATGATTACCCAAAACAGAGAATTTACCATAAGCTGGACGATTAATCGCTTTGAAAGTGTCAATCCATGGATACATTTCTTTAGCATGCGTGTTCACAATATCACCAGTAAACAAAACCAAATCAGAATTTTGCTGGTTAATCAAATCAATAGCATAACTTATTTTTTCGGGATCATCAAAACTACCCGAATGCACATCTGATATTTGTGTGATGGTAAAACCATCAAATTCAATAGGTAAGTCAGGAAAATGAATCGTTTGTTTGATTACTTTGAAA encodes the following:
- a CDS encoding thioredoxin family protein; amino-acid sequence: MSKFGELISAQVPVLIDFYTEWNEPSLSMHPVIRDVAAALGDKAKVIKIDVDKNQELADALRIKGLPTLMIYKGGQMIWRQSGELDANSIIAIVQGQL
- a CDS encoding metallophosphoesterase; the protein is MVVRLLFFFVLLLLVEVYAFQAFKTLLRNRWMLMGYGAISLVLFLYIAYSFLNFDRSVGQTKQTMFTMGLMLLVYVPKIVLALVLLGEDMYRLISGMFRAAVGDSGEGFFGARRTFVSQIGLGLASIPFFSLIYGMTIGKYNFKVIKQTIHFPDLPIEFDGFTITQISDVHSGSFDDPEKISYAIDLINQQNSDLVLFTGDIVNTHAKEMYPWIDTFKAINRPAYGKFSVLGNHDYGEYIDWKTQQEKEENFEAIKKLYGDIGFELLLNEHRFIEKDGKRIALIGVENWGHNFKKVGDIKKASKEVAQDDFKIVMSHDPSHWDYELKQDPKNYQLTLSGHTHGMQFGIEIPGFFKWSLAQYIYPQWAGLYETMGRYVYVNRGFGFHAYPGRVGIMPEITVIELKKGKKVS